CGGAGTTCGAGCCGTGGTTCGACAAGGAAAAAGCCTTTCTTCAGAAGTTCGGCAATCCCGCTGGTCTGGTGGATCAGAACAACGCGCCGGTTGATGTCTCGCAGCGTCTGCAGAGCATGGTGCTCGCCGTGGACGACCTTCGCAATGCCGGTGCGTTCGGCTTCAACAACCGTCCCTATAAGGCGAATTTCTTCACACGCTATGCCTTCAGCTCTGGAAAGCTGCGCGGATTCTTCGTCGGTGGCGGCATGCGCTGGCAGAGCCAGAATCGTGTGCAGCGCCAGGTCACTGGCCTGAACGACGCAGGACGCCCGGTCTATGGCGGGGTCCTGCACGGTCCCGAGATCCTGGAGTTCGACACATTGGTCGGATACTCCGGGCGGACGGACATCTTTGGCAAACGCACCAACTGGCGTGTTCAGCTGAATGGATACAATGTCCTGAACAACCGCGATATTCAGGTGCTTCGATACTCCGCCGATGGCAGCCGCCTGTGGCGTGTGACGCCACGCGCGCCTGGAAGCTGGAGGGTGTCGTTCTCCCTGGATCTGTGATGTGGAACTCCGTCCTTCGGGAGTCCCCCCATGAATGCGCACTCTGAGCCGGGCATCAGCCCGCGCCGGGCGATGGTCCTGTGCACGCTGCTGTTTTTTGCAGCGGCGCTGTGCTTCCTCGACCGGCAGGTTCTGAGCATCCTGGCGCCGAAAATCACCGCGGAGTTCGGGCTTTCCAACACTGTCTATTCACGGATCGTCTTCGCGTTCGTGCTCAGCTACACCGTCATGGCCGCGCTTGGGGGATGGATCATGGACCGGCTGGGAACACGGCGCGGACTGTCCTTTTCCGTCGGGTTCTGGTCCCTGGCGAGCGCGGCGCATGCGTTCGTGACGGGCCCCTGGAGCCTGGGTGTCGCGAGATTCTTCCTCGGGGTGGGTGAGGGGCCCTGTTTCCCCGGTACAACCAAGGGTGCGGTCGAATGGATGCCGGCGGAACGCCGGGGCTTCGGTGTCGGCTTTGCCAACAGCGGATCCGCGCTTGGCGCCATTGTGGCGCCCCCGCTCACGGTCTGGGCCGCCGCGACCATGGGCTGGCGGGGAGCGTTTGCGGCAACCGCGGTCCTTGGATTCATCTGGTGGATCGCCTGGCGGTGCGCCTTTGCGGGTGTGCCGCAGGTGCGGCGTGAACCGGGGGAGCGGTCCGGTGCGCGCTGGCGGGATCTCCTGGCGAGGCCCGAGGTGCGCCGGCTTCTGGTTGCGCGGTTCTGCTTTGATCCGGTCTTCTATTTCTACATGTTCTGGATCCCGCAGTACCTCAACCGCGAGAGGGGCATGTCCCTTGGCGAAATAGGCGCGCTGCTCTGGATCCCGTTCGTCGCCCTGGAAATCTCCAACATCTCGGCGGGTTTCGTATCCGATTCCCTGATACGCCGTGGCTGGGACCGGAGGCGCGCAAGGATGCGGCTCATGCTGGTCGCTGCGCTCCTGACGCCCGCCTCGTTCGCCGCCGCCCTGGCCGGCACCCCGGCGCTGGCCATCACCCTGATGGCGGTCCTGCTTTTTGCGCATGGGAT
This window of the Opitutaceae bacterium genome carries:
- a CDS encoding MFS transporter, translating into MNAHSEPGISPRRAMVLCTLLFFAAALCFLDRQVLSILAPKITAEFGLSNTVYSRIVFAFVLSYTVMAALGGWIMDRLGTRRGLSFSVGFWSLASAAHAFVTGPWSLGVARFFLGVGEGPCFPGTTKGAVEWMPAERRGFGVGFANSGSALGAIVAPPLTVWAAATMGWRGAFAATAVLGFIWWIAWRCAFAGVPQVRREPGERSGARWRDLLARPEVRRLLVARFCFDPVFYFYMFWIPQYLNRERGMSLGEIGALLWIPFVALEISNISAGFVSDSLIRRGWDRRRARMRLMLVAALLTPASFAAALAGTPALAITLMAVLLFAHGIWIANFMTLIGETVAQNEIATTVGLTGMCGGIAGMLSNLVIGPVVDHYSFGPIFLASAVVYPLAWVIIRTGRISANPSHASASFPASS